One window from the genome of Hemitrygon akajei chromosome 4, sHemAka1.3, whole genome shotgun sequence encodes:
- the LOC140727043 gene encoding macrophage-expressed gene 1 protein-like, producing MQSLKTHLVLARAFFCVLSVRATDNSLREPSGDGLSNCRKQQNLTALEVLPGGGWDNLRNLDRGRVMNISYSQCKTSEDGKYFIPDQVYVVPQKQTSLDFVSDMMTSWMDYKGTTSASVNSEKSFLSILNAKFSASFERIKTHQVRDSSTTTRIQVRNLMYQVKSIPDFKLDASFKQQLIEIANYIENYQTRAADYYAQLLVLNYGTHVLTAVDAGASLVQVDQISSSFVSDSWSQKSSISASAGATFFHTVNVGLSGQVESTDQFTRHYVGNRTHSRIESHGGVPFYPGITLQKWQQEITNQLVAIDRSGQPLDFFVTAANLPELPKPTVTKLSRAIKRAIYLYYVVNVHPGCVDIKSTNFNFQANVDDGSCKEIGTNFTFGGVYQECTPVSGPGAQSLCQSLAQKNPLTGAFSCPPGYSAIHLHSGQREEGVSRYECHRHCHSCWIFLDCCEDVCGDVYYVNRAGFKSYWCAAMPGTTVPQNTGYLFGGLYSSNSSNPVTQGNSCPKAFYPLKLFQHVQVCVSEDYKMGFRYSLPFGGFFSCEAGNPLAEPARKLDKGSTHMGATAYHKRCPEGYSQHLASISDSCQILYCVKSSSFNNLNLAPINLPPFSHLPLFTTGSTNTVVVMAKYQEPWVKDTATNLWRVAPISDTRNLFDTSHSRGPGVVASISITITLALIGIVGLTFYARKRWRKRGYQAVEQEPLDDSHTQLCASREPGVLSFQHRGLSPSGFRLAP from the coding sequence ATGCAGTCCTTAAAGACCCACCTGGTTTTGGCCCGTGCGTTTTTTTGCGTTCTCTCAGTGAGGGCAACAGACAACAGCCTTCGAGAGCCTAGTGGAGATGGTTTGTCAAACTGTAGGAAACAGCAAAACTTGACAGCTCTTGAGGTTCTGCCTGGAGGGGGCTGGGACAACCTGAGGAATCTTGACCGAGGTCGAGTAATGAACATCAGCTACTCACAGTGCAAGACCAGTGAGGATGGGAAATACTTTATCCCAGACCAGGTCTACGTGGTACCCCAGAAGCAGACCAGCTTGGATTTTGTGTCAGATATGATGACCAGCTGGATGGATTACAAAGGCACCACCAGTGCCTCAGTCAACTCTGAGAAGTCCTTCCTCTCTATCCTGAATGCAAAATTCTCCGCCAGTTTTGAGAGGATCAAGACCCATCAGGTGCGGGACAGCAGCACGACCACCAGAATCCAGGTGAGAAACTTAATGTACCAGGTCAAATCCATACCCGACTTCAAGCTGGATGCGAGCTTTAAGCAGCAACTGATTGAGATTGCCAACTACATTGAGAACTACCAGACCAGGGCTGCCGATTACTATGCCCAGTTACTTGTTCTGAACTATGGGACCCACGTGTTGACTGCTGTGGACGCTGGCGCTAGCCTGGTGCAGGTGGACCAGATCAGCTCCAGCTTTGTGTCCGACAGCTGGAGCCAGAAGTCCAGCATCAGTGCTTCGGCAGGAGCCACCTTCTTCCACACGGTGAACGTGGGCCTGAGCGGTCAAGTGGAGAGCACCGATCAGTTCACCAGGCATTACGTGGGCAACAGGACGCACTCGAGGATTGAGAGCCACGGCGGTGTGCCTTTCTACCCTGGAATCACCCTGCAGAAGTGGCAGCAGGAAATCACCAACCAGCTGGTGGCCATCGACAGGAGCGGGCAGCCCCTCGACTTCTTTGTCACTGCAGCCAACCTACCCGAGCTGCCGAAACCCACGGTGACCAAGCTTTCCCGGGCTATCAAGAGGGCCATCTATCTCTACTATGTCGTTAACGTCCACCCGGGCTGTGTGGATATCAAGTCAACCAACTTCAATTTCCAGGCCAACGTCGATGATGGCTCCTGTAAGGAGATAGGCACCAATTTCACCTTTGGCGGTGTCTACCAGGAGTGTACCCCTGTGTCAGGACCGGGTGCTCAGTCGCTGTGTCAGTCCCTGGCCCAGAAGAATCCGCTGACAGGGGCTTTCAGCTGCCCTCCTGGTTACTCGGCCATTCACCTACACTCGGGCcaaagggaggagggagtcaGCCGGTACGAGTGTCACCGCCACTGCCACTCCTGTTGGATTTTTCTGGACTGCTGCGAAGACGTGTGTGGTGATGTTTATTACGTGAACAGAGCCGGCTTTAAGTCGTACTGGTGTGCAGCAATGCCCGGCACCACTGTGCCCCAGAACACTGGCTACCTCTTTGGTGGCCTCTACAGCTCCAATTCCAGCAACCCGGTGACCCAGGGCAACTCGTGCCCCAAGGCCTTCTACCCCCTGAAGCTCTTCCAGCACGTGcaggtctgtgtgagtgaggaCTACAAGATGGGCTTCCGCTACTCGCTGCCCTTCGGTGGCTTCTTCAGTTGTGAGGCGGGCAACCCGCTGGCTGAGCCGGCTCGGAAACTGGACAAGGGCTCCACACATATGGGGGCCACTGCTTACCACAAGCGCTGTCCTGAAGGTTATAGCCAGCACCTGGCTAGTATCAGTGACAGCTGCCAGATCCTGTACTGTGTGAAGTCCAGCTCCTTTAATAATCTCAACCTGGCCCCTATCAACCTGCCCCCATTCTCACACCTTCCTCTGTTCACCACTGGCTCCACCAATACGGTGGTGGTCATGGCCAAGTACCAGGAGCCTTGGGTGAAGGACACAGCCACCAATCTGTGGAGAGTGGCCCCCATCTCGGATACCCGCAACTTGTTTGACACCAGTCATTCCAGAGGACCCGGGGTGGTAGCGAGCATCTCCATTACCATCACACTGGCCCTGATTGGCATAGTCGGCCTCACCTTCTATGCCAGGAAGCGCTGGAGGAAACGTGGGTACCAGGCAGTGGAACAGGAACCCCTTGATGATTCCCACACCCAGCTCTGTGCAAGCAGAGAGCCAGGAGTCCTCTCTTTCCAACACCGAGGCCTGAGTCCCAGTGGATTCAGGCTAGCTCCTTGA